The following coding sequences are from one Halobacteriovorax sp. JY17 window:
- a CDS encoding DUF296 domain-containing protein produces MKYVKEGNLIFVVIDKGEDLFESLYEVQKQDGFLGAQVSAIGALKNVEIGFFHCSEKSYDRTFIENEKELLALNGNFTFNEGKPFFHLHTILGNEDFSTSGGHLFSAEVAVTCEVYLQVHNMRIERRPNADIGLNLCELC; encoded by the coding sequence ATGAAGTATGTGAAAGAGGGAAATTTAATTTTTGTAGTAATTGATAAAGGGGAAGACCTATTTGAGTCTCTCTACGAAGTTCAAAAGCAAGACGGTTTTCTAGGAGCACAGGTTTCAGCTATTGGAGCTTTAAAGAATGTCGAAATTGGCTTCTTTCATTGCAGTGAAAAATCTTATGATAGAACCTTTATAGAAAATGAAAAAGAGTTATTGGCCCTTAATGGAAACTTCACTTTCAATGAGGGAAAACCATTCTTTCACTTACATACTATTCTTGGAAATGAAGATTTCTCAACGAGTGGTGGACACTTATTTAGTGCTGAAGTTGCTGTGACTTGTGAGGTTTACTTACAAGTACATAATATGAGAATTGAAAGAAGGCCTAACGCAGATATTGGATTAAACCTCTGTGAACTCTGCTAA
- a CDS encoding MFS transporter has product MDFSLKKNISKIFAFNSAWMFLIILPIIVPYYRSKGLSMQEVFELQSFFSLIVLLFELPSGYVADLIGRKNTLIAASLFHAVGFTLLPSFDTFWGLIFIQLLLGIGVSLFSGTDISIIYDSLHAIKDKFFKPNEAKLIGKKIFYSQTSEAIAALVGGALVMSNLETPVKVQAFICWLPFLISLTVIEPPREKMSKSRHGDNWRDIISKLFKSGLLIKFIVFNNIIYSASTLLAVWTFQDYWKELGIDYQYFGYLWCLTNFLVGIVARFAHDFEKRVGSVNILILIGILPVIGFFGMGKFGGTLGVLFCFSFQLCRGLNQVILKDALNARVGSEMRATVNSIIGLGMRIVFILFGPILGWLIDNKGYEVSLTFFGYLFIICFFIFLLPLIKLRKEFRQ; this is encoded by the coding sequence ATGGACTTTTCTCTAAAGAAAAATATTTCTAAAATATTTGCGTTTAATAGTGCATGGATGTTTTTAATTATCCTTCCTATTATTGTTCCATACTATAGGTCTAAGGGACTTTCCATGCAGGAAGTCTTTGAGCTACAGTCATTCTTTTCTCTAATTGTTCTACTCTTTGAATTGCCGTCAGGTTATGTGGCAGATCTAATTGGAAGAAAGAATACTTTAATTGCTGCAAGTCTCTTTCACGCAGTAGGTTTCACTCTTCTTCCAAGCTTTGATACTTTTTGGGGATTAATTTTTATTCAATTACTTCTAGGTATTGGAGTTTCATTATTTTCAGGAACAGATATTTCAATTATCTATGATTCTCTTCATGCAATCAAAGATAAATTCTTTAAACCAAATGAAGCAAAGTTAATTGGAAAGAAAATATTCTACTCCCAAACTTCAGAAGCAATTGCGGCCCTTGTTGGTGGGGCCCTTGTCATGAGTAATTTAGAGACTCCAGTGAAAGTGCAGGCATTTATTTGCTGGCTACCATTTCTTATTTCTCTAACAGTCATCGAGCCACCTAGGGAGAAGATGAGTAAGAGCAGGCACGGGGATAATTGGCGAGATATTATTTCAAAACTATTCAAGAGTGGACTACTCATAAAATTTATCGTTTTTAATAATATAATTTATAGTGCTTCAACTTTACTTGCTGTTTGGACCTTTCAAGATTATTGGAAGGAACTTGGCATAGACTATCAGTACTTCGGCTATCTGTGGTGTTTGACAAATTTCCTTGTGGGGATTGTTGCTCGCTTTGCCCATGATTTTGAGAAGAGAGTTGGAAGTGTAAATATACTCATTCTTATTGGGATTTTACCTGTTATCGGTTTCTTTGGAATGGGTAAGTTTGGTGGAACTCTTGGTGTCCTCTTCTGCTTTTCTTTTCAGCTCTGTAGAGGGCTTAATCAAGTGATTCTAAAAGATGCGCTAAATGCTAGGGTAGGCTCTGAGATGAGAGCTACTGTGAATAGTATTATTGGTCTTGGAATGAGAATAGTTTTCATCCTCTTTGGTCCAATTCTTGGGTGGTTAATAGATAATAAAGGTTACGAGGTGAGCTTAACTTTCTTTGGTTATCTCTTTATCATTTGCTTCTTTATTTTTCTTCTACCATTGATCAAACTTAGAAAAGAATTTAGGCAATAA
- a CDS encoding transketolase C-terminal domain-containing protein produces the protein MKPLNLENKLAQTPKNDPKYSTTIKSIDGSEMTLGCPKVTRGLVALMNQHAVIGGAACHWGGPAAFAEMSSSLHAIMFSNKKRNWFEDYNFVNDAGHAENGIYALRANYGFDNLTFEDLRKFRSIESKLTGHGEAHLNPEGVYLSNGPLGSGVPQAQGLALADKLIGNERTTLCVLSDGGSMEGETKESFAAIPGLASKGKMNPFVLIISDNNTKLSGRIEADSFSMEPTFNSLATLGWNVIHEENGNDLQKVHNTLEAAILEAKKNPKKPVCVLVKTVKGFGVKSTEESASGGHGFPLKAYDEKLTAFLDEIFEDNTPAEFSEWAEEILASKPAPKESSTTSSVKSEKVQPGFARAAIEAVEKGLPVFSVSSDLQGSTGINDFQKAYPENFVDVGIAESNMINTAVGLSKQGLIPIVDTFAQFAITKGNLPLIMSSLSQAPIIGLFSHAGFQDAADGASHQATTYLAATSSIPHVTTVVCSCSSEAKSYMSTAIENIKREREAGRVADSVLFYFGRENHPEYYKESLSYEWGKAQVLLEGSDVTIVTNGPLVQKALNAAAELAKKGKSATVINNPFANKVDLETFKTALSNTNGNLVTVEDHQLIGGMGSMLVHELAMNDVKFRVKSLANHGKFGQSAYMADELYELHGLSENHIIEACLSF, from the coding sequence ATGAAACCTCTTAATTTAGAGAATAAATTAGCGCAAACACCAAAGAACGATCCAAAATATTCAACAACTATAAAGTCAATTGACGGAAGTGAGATGACTCTCGGTTGTCCTAAAGTAACGAGAGGCCTAGTAGCATTAATGAATCAGCACGCAGTCATTGGCGGAGCTGCTTGTCACTGGGGTGGACCTGCTGCATTTGCAGAAATGTCTTCCTCCCTACATGCAATCATGTTTAGCAATAAAAAGAGAAATTGGTTTGAAGATTATAATTTTGTAAACGATGCCGGCCATGCTGAAAACGGTATTTATGCACTTAGAGCAAATTACGGCTTTGATAATTTAACATTTGAAGACCTAAGAAAGTTTAGATCAATTGAAAGTAAATTAACAGGCCACGGTGAAGCTCACTTAAACCCTGAAGGCGTCTATCTTTCAAATGGTCCTCTTGGCTCAGGAGTTCCTCAGGCCCAAGGTCTTGCCCTAGCGGACAAACTCATTGGAAATGAGAGAACAACTCTATGTGTCCTTAGTGATGGTGGAAGTATGGAAGGTGAAACAAAGGAAAGTTTCGCAGCAATTCCAGGACTTGCTTCAAAAGGAAAGATGAATCCATTTGTTCTTATAATTTCAGATAACAATACAAAGCTCTCAGGGAGAATCGAAGCTGATTCCTTTTCTATGGAGCCAACATTTAATTCACTAGCTACTCTTGGTTGGAATGTTATTCATGAAGAGAATGGAAATGATCTTCAAAAAGTTCATAATACTTTAGAGGCTGCAATCTTAGAAGCGAAGAAGAATCCAAAGAAGCCTGTCTGTGTATTAGTCAAGACAGTTAAGGGCTTTGGTGTAAAGTCCACTGAAGAGAGTGCCTCTGGAGGACATGGATTCCCTTTAAAAGCTTACGACGAAAAACTTACCGCTTTCTTAGATGAAATCTTTGAAGACAATACTCCTGCTGAGTTTTCAGAGTGGGCAGAAGAAATTCTTGCGAGTAAACCAGCTCCTAAAGAGAGTTCTACGACTAGCTCTGTAAAGAGTGAAAAGGTGCAGCCAGGTTTTGCGAGAGCGGCCATTGAAGCAGTAGAAAAAGGTCTTCCAGTATTCTCTGTTTCATCAGATCTTCAAGGTTCTACTGGTATTAACGACTTTCAAAAAGCTTATCCAGAAAATTTCGTAGACGTTGGAATCGCTGAATCAAATATGATCAACACTGCGGTAGGGCTTTCTAAGCAAGGTCTTATTCCTATTGTCGATACATTTGCTCAATTTGCGATAACTAAAGGAAATCTTCCATTAATTATGTCCTCTCTATCACAAGCACCAATTATTGGACTCTTTAGTCACGCAGGCTTTCAAGATGCAGCAGATGGGGCTTCTCATCAAGCGACAACTTATCTTGCAGCAACTTCGTCAATTCCACATGTAACGACTGTCGTTTGTTCTTGTTCAAGTGAAGCTAAGAGCTATATGAGCACGGCCATTGAAAATATTAAAAGAGAAAGAGAAGCAGGAAGAGTTGCTGATTCTGTCCTCTTCTACTTTGGTAGAGAAAATCACCCAGAGTATTATAAAGAGTCTCTCTCTTATGAATGGGGAAAAGCGCAAGTCCTTCTTGAAGGTTCCGATGTTACTATTGTGACAAATGGGCCACTTGTTCAAAAAGCATTAAATGCAGCGGCAGAGCTTGCTAAGAAAGGAAAGTCAGCAACTGTTATCAATAATCCTTTTGCAAATAAAGTTGACCTTGAAACATTTAAGACTGCTCTTTCTAATACAAATGGAAACCTTGTTACTGTTGAAGATCATCAACTGATTGGTGGGATGGGATCAATGCTTGTTCATGAGCTTGCAATGAATGATGTAAAATTTAGAGTTAAGTCTCTAGCAAACCATGGAAAATTCGGACAATCTGCTTATATGGCCGATGAACTCTATGAACTACATGGTCTTTCAGAGAATCATATTATTGAAGCTTGTCTTTCATTTTAG
- a CDS encoding HAD family acid phosphatase has translation MNSAKKRAIIVDLDGTLANCDHRVHHVEKTPKDWVAFNRDMGLDEINSWCAELVAAMEEKGFKILLLTGRGEESRNQTEEWLEKYQVPYTELYMRKAQDSREDSEIKREIFLDFIRPEYETLFVVEDRLSVVEMWRKLNITCLQCDWGNF, from the coding sequence GTGAACTCTGCTAAGAAGAGGGCAATAATTGTAGATTTAGATGGAACGCTCGCAAATTGCGACCATAGGGTTCATCATGTAGAAAAGACTCCGAAGGACTGGGTGGCCTTTAACCGGGATATGGGCCTTGATGAGATAAACTCTTGGTGCGCCGAGTTGGTCGCTGCAATGGAGGAAAAGGGGTTTAAAATTCTTCTCCTGACAGGAAGAGGCGAAGAGAGCCGTAATCAAACAGAAGAGTGGCTTGAAAAGTATCAAGTACCTTATACAGAGCTTTATATGCGCAAAGCGCAAGATTCGCGAGAAGACTCAGAGATCAAGAGAGAGATTTTTTTAGATTTTATTAGACCTGAATATGAGACATTGTTTGTTGTAGAAGATAGACTTAGTGTAGTAGAAATGTGGCGAAAGTTAAATATTACTTGTCTCCAATGTGATTGGGGCAATTTCTAA
- the grxB gene encoding glutaredoxin 2: MKLYHYVHCPFCIRVRMALGLLNIEFDSIVLPYNDEETPKKLTGVKMLPIFTFKDTLSSNESLEIIEKIDERNILQMEKLQSEERKSVEDLLSKLGNDVHSLCMPYWIWTPEFDNTSRAYFQQKKELKRGSFNKLIQNKAQFLENFSKNLEALIPQIEKFYKSDSLTIFDIMIASHIWGMYIFPEYQFPKAVHDYLQRVKAECRFDYHIDFWKD, from the coding sequence ATGAAATTATATCACTACGTTCACTGCCCATTTTGCATTAGAGTAAGAATGGCCCTTGGTCTTCTTAATATAGAATTTGACTCAATAGTCCTTCCATATAACGATGAGGAAACTCCAAAGAAGTTAACAGGCGTAAAAATGCTTCCTATTTTTACATTTAAGGACACTCTCAGCTCTAATGAAAGCTTGGAGATTATAGAGAAGATAGACGAGCGCAATATTCTTCAAATGGAAAAACTTCAGTCAGAAGAGAGAAAGTCTGTTGAAGATTTACTATCTAAGCTTGGTAACGACGTCCACTCCCTTTGTATGCCCTATTGGATCTGGACTCCTGAGTTTGATAATACTTCAAGAGCTTACTTTCAACAGAAGAAGGAATTAAAACGTGGCTCCTTTAATAAATTAATTCAAAACAAAGCTCAATTTCTAGAGAACTTTAGTAAGAATTTAGAAGCTCTGATTCCACAAATTGAAAAATTCTATAAGAGTGATTCTTTAACTATCTTTGACATTATGATTGCCTCACATATTTGGGGTATGTATATCTTTCCAGAGTATCAATTTCCTAAAGCCGTTCATGACTACTTACAAAGAGTGAAGGCCGAATGTCGCTTTGATTATCATATTGATTTTTGGAAGGATTGA
- a CDS encoding DMT family transporter — translation MKDVYLYGLGANLTFAIGSQIFTIYSRQISSSWMNCFKAIVGALAFGLFVSFFGVWHEISPKYFSLFFLSGFMGLGIGDIFLLKAFSLMGPGRTLMIFGFQPLLIGVLSYFVFDQALDPKKFLAIFFCILCLATFSLESFKKSGSWDMKAISIAFIGVLLDGVGVIITRYSFDFNPNLTAMEGNFHRCLGAIFAFILLSYWKPFKFFAKWKEQDFKAKGILIFGSLMGTFLSLALYLKAIQTAHLATLSGIAITGTIFSSLLECIVDKKWPSRYLLIAFMFFLGGMYILSQ, via the coding sequence ATGAAAGACGTCTACTTGTACGGGCTTGGGGCAAATTTAACGTTTGCTATAGGCTCTCAAATTTTTACAATTTATTCGAGGCAAATTTCCTCTAGTTGGATGAATTGTTTTAAGGCAATAGTTGGGGCCTTGGCCTTTGGCCTATTCGTCTCATTCTTTGGCGTTTGGCATGAGATTTCTCCTAAATACTTTTCGCTCTTCTTTCTCTCTGGATTTATGGGGCTCGGTATTGGAGATATATTTCTATTAAAAGCATTTTCATTAATGGGACCTGGAAGAACTCTCATGATCTTTGGGTTTCAACCACTTCTTATTGGTGTCCTGAGCTACTTTGTCTTTGATCAGGCCCTTGATCCAAAGAAATTTCTAGCAATTTTCTTCTGTATTCTCTGTCTGGCAACCTTCTCTCTTGAGTCATTTAAGAAGTCGGGCTCCTGGGATATGAAGGCCATTTCAATTGCCTTCATAGGAGTTCTACTTGATGGGGTAGGAGTCATCATTACTCGCTATAGTTTTGATTTTAACCCAAACCTCACTGCAATGGAGGGGAATTTTCATAGGTGTCTTGGAGCAATCTTCGCTTTTATACTTCTCTCTTATTGGAAGCCTTTTAAATTCTTTGCAAAATGGAAAGAACAAGACTTTAAAGCAAAAGGAATACTTATTTTTGGAAGCCTAATGGGGACTTTTCTAAGTCTTGCTCTCTATCTAAAGGCGATCCAAACGGCTCATCTAGCAACTCTTTCAGGTATTGCTATTACTGGGACGATTTTTTCAAGTTTACTTGAGTGTATTGTGGATAAGAAGTGGCCGAGCCGTTACTTACTAATAGCGTTTATGTTCTTTCTTGGCGGAATGTATATACTGAGTCAGTAA
- a CDS encoding MFS transporter: protein MSLKLISTDRRFSPLFWTMFLGALNDNFFKNALVIIIAYKSISLMGLSSQSLVALAGGIFILPFFLFSATAGQLSDKLSKSKLVKYTKVTEFLIMLVAGLGFYTSNFYILLITLFLMGTQSSFFGPLKYGIIPQLLKREELVSGNAVIGGGTFLAILIGTIIGGLAVTSESNSIVIAIGIISVAAIGFMTSLFMPAVEAVDDKVKPDYTFFKPTLEIIKITMKDKKIFHTCMGISWFWFLGAAILSLLPNLCKDIFNSSEQVGTLFLASFTIGMGIGSFLAEKLSQKRPEMGMVPLAALGMSIFLVDMSYSAMNFSYSTSSDLFNISEFFNHEYSLRALLDLFIVSIFGGMFIIPQFTFLQDYAPRNILSRIIAGNNIWNAIFMVSAAVCIMVLSGKGISIPWIFFILAVGNFLYFFYIYFQNSAVTLRFIFWMMSKFFYSVKIEGREHIPDRGAVVIASNHVSFVDWIMVMAACPRPVRFVIDHVYYYRTGFTFWLKQAHLIPIATKKDDPEMLVNAFKEIENGLTNGDVIGLFPEGWITRDGKLRKFQPGIKKIVSMQPTVVIPMVIDGLWGSFFSFEGKGVLKGFKFSKRDVTLKILPPVTSEEFDFKELENIFRKELNQ from the coding sequence GTGTCACTTAAACTAATTAGTACTGATAGAAGGTTTTCACCACTTTTTTGGACAATGTTCTTAGGTGCTTTAAACGACAATTTCTTTAAGAATGCTCTTGTCATAATTATCGCTTATAAAAGTATTTCTCTTATGGGACTTAGTTCTCAGTCTCTTGTGGCACTTGCTGGAGGGATTTTTATCCTTCCTTTTTTCTTATTTTCGGCCACTGCAGGGCAATTGTCAGATAAGCTTTCAAAGTCAAAACTTGTAAAATACACAAAAGTTACAGAGTTTCTAATAATGCTAGTGGCCGGTCTTGGGTTCTATACCAGCAATTTCTATATCCTATTAATTACTCTCTTTCTCATGGGCACACAGTCTAGTTTCTTTGGTCCACTTAAGTATGGAATTATTCCCCAACTCTTAAAGCGAGAGGAGTTAGTTTCTGGAAATGCGGTTATTGGAGGAGGAACTTTCTTAGCGATCCTCATTGGGACAATTATTGGAGGACTAGCTGTTACGAGTGAGAGCAATTCTATCGTAATTGCTATTGGTATTATTTCTGTCGCTGCTATTGGATTTATGACATCACTCTTTATGCCAGCTGTTGAAGCAGTAGATGATAAGGTTAAGCCTGATTATACATTTTTTAAGCCAACTCTAGAGATCATAAAAATTACGATGAAGGATAAGAAGATCTTTCATACTTGCATGGGGATTTCATGGTTTTGGTTTCTAGGTGCGGCGATACTTTCTCTTCTTCCAAATCTTTGCAAAGATATTTTCAATAGCTCTGAGCAGGTCGGAACTCTCTTTCTCGCATCATTTACAATTGGAATGGGAATAGGTTCATTTCTAGCAGAAAAGCTTTCACAGAAAAGGCCAGAGATGGGAATGGTTCCACTTGCCGCTCTTGGAATGAGTATATTCTTAGTTGATATGTCTTACTCTGCAATGAATTTCAGCTATTCAACGTCTTCAGACTTATTTAATATTTCTGAATTCTTTAACCATGAATATTCATTGAGAGCTCTTTTAGATCTATTCATAGTTTCTATTTTTGGTGGAATGTTTATTATTCCTCAATTCACTTTCTTGCAGGATTACGCTCCTAGAAATATTTTATCGAGAATCATTGCTGGAAATAATATCTGGAACGCAATTTTCATGGTCTCTGCTGCTGTTTGTATTATGGTCTTATCCGGAAAAGGTATCTCTATACCTTGGATATTCTTCATCTTAGCAGTTGGAAACTTTCTATACTTCTTTTACATTTATTTTCAAAACTCTGCCGTTACACTTAGATTTATCTTTTGGATGATGTCTAAGTTCTTCTACTCAGTGAAAATTGAAGGAAGAGAGCATATTCCTGACCGTGGAGCAGTTGTCATTGCTTCAAATCATGTGAGTTTTGTAGATTGGATTATGGTGATGGCCGCATGCCCACGTCCTGTTCGCTTTGTGATAGATCATGTTTACTATTATAGAACCGGATTTACTTTTTGGTTAAAACAGGCGCATTTGATTCCAATTGCAACAAAGAAAGATGACCCTGAAATGCTAGTAAACGCATTTAAAGAAATTGAAAATGGTCTTACGAATGGTGATGTTATTGGATTATTTCCGGAAGGATGGATAACAAGAGATGGGAAGCTCAGAAAATTTCAACCAGGAATTAAGAAAATTGTCTCAATGCAACCAACTGTTGTTATTCCAATGGTAATTGATGGTCTATGGGGTTCGTTCTTCTCTTTTGAGGGGAAGGGAGTCTTAAAAGGTTTTAAATTTTCGAAGAGAGATGTTACTTTGAAAATTCTCCCGCCAGTAACCTCGGAAGAATTTGATTTTAAAGAATTAGAAAATATATTTAGAAAGGAATTGAATCAATGA